From Watersipora subatra chromosome 8, tzWatSuba1.1, whole genome shotgun sequence, a single genomic window includes:
- the LOC137402543 gene encoding golgin subfamily A member 6-like protein 22: MNEQLDYQVEQLDYQDEQLDYQDEQLDYQVEQLDYQDELLDYQVEQLDYQDEQLDYQDEQLDYQVEQLDYQDEQLDYQDEQLDYQVEQLDYQDELLDYQVEQLDYQDEQLDYQDEQLDYQDEQLDYQDEQLDYQVEQLDYQDEQLDYQDEQLDYQVEQLDYQDELLDYQVEQLDYQVEQLDYQDEQLDYQVEQLDYQDEQLDYQVERLDYQDEQLDYQVEQLDYQDEQLDYQDEQLDYQDEQLDYQDEQLDYQVEQLDYQDEQLDYQDEQLDYQVEQLDYQDELLDYQVEQLDYQDEQLDYQVEQLDYQDKQLDYQVEQLDYQDEQLDYQVEQLDYQDEQLDYQDEQLDYQVEQLDYQDEQLDYQDEQLDYQVEQLDYQNELLDYQVEQLDYQVEQLDYQDEQLDYQVEQLDYQDEQLDYQVEQLDYQDEQLDYQVEQLDYQDEQLDYQDEQLDYQVEQLDYQVEQLDYQDEQLDYQVEQLDYQDEQLDYQVEQLDYQDEQLDYQVEQLDYQVEQLDYQDEQLDYQVEQLDYQDEQLDYQVEQLDYQVEQLNYQDEQLDYQDEQLDYQDEQLDYQVEQLDYQVEQLDYQVEQLDYQVEQLDYQVEQLDYQVEQLDYQDEQLDYQDEQLDYQGLHVR; encoded by the coding sequence ATGAGCAACTAGATTATCAAGTTGAGCAACTAGATTATCAAGATGAGCAACTCGATTATCAAGATGAGCAACTCGATTATCAAGTTGAGCAATTAGATTATCAAGATGAGCTACTAGATTATCAAGTTGAGCAACTAGATTATCAAGATGAGCAACTAGATTATCAAGATGAGCAACTAGATTATCAAGTTGAGCAACTAGATTATCAAGATGAGCAACTCGATTATCAAGATGAGCAACTCGATTATCAAGTTGAGCAACTAGATTATCAAGATGAGCTACTAGATTATCAAGTTGAGCAACTAGATTATCAAGATGAGCAACTAGATTATCAAGATGAGCAACTAGATTATCAAGATGAGCAACTAGATTATCAAGATGAGCAACTAGATTATCAAGTTGAGCAACTAGATTATCAAGATGAGCAACTCGATTATCAAGATGAGCAACTCGATTATCAAGTTGAGCAACTAGATTATCAAGATGAGCTACTAGATTATCAAGTTGAGCAACTAGATTATCAAGTTGAGCAACTAGATTATCAAGATGAGCAACTAGATTATCAAGTTGAGCAACTAGATTATCAAGATGAGCAACTAGATTATCAAGTTGAGCGACTAGATTATCAAGATGAGCAACTAGATTATCAAGTTGAGCAACTAGATTATCAAGATGAGCAACTAGATTATCAAGATGAGCAACTAGATTATCAAGATGAGCAACTAGATTATCAAGATGAGCAACTAGATTATCAAGTTGAGCAACTAGATTATCAAGATGAGCAACTCGATTATCAAGATGAGCAACTCGATTATCAAGTTGAGCAACTAGATTATCAAGATGAGCTACTAGATTATCAAGTTGAGCAACTAGATTATCAAGATGAGCAACTAGATTATCAAGTTGAGCAACTAGATTATCAAGATAAGCAACTAGATTATCAAGTTGAGCAACTAGATTATCAAGATGAGCAACTAGATTATCAAGTTGAGCAACTAGATTATCAAGATGAGCAACTAGATTATCAAGATGAGCAACTAGATTATCAAGTTGAGCAACTAGATTATCAAGATGAGCAACTCGATTATCAAGATGAGCAACTCGATTATCAAGTTGAGCAACTAGATTATCAAAATGAGCTACTAGATTATCAAGTTGAGCAACTAGATTATCAAGTTGAGCAACTAGATTATCAAGATGAGCAACTAGATTATCAAGTTGAGCAACTAGATTATCAAGATGAGCAACTAGATTATCAAGTTGAGCAACTAGATTATCAAGATGAGCAACTAGATTATCAAGTTGAGCAACTAGATTATCAAGATGAGCAACTAGATTATCAAGATGAGCAACTAGATTATCAAGTTGAGCAACTAGATTATCAAGTTGAGCAACTAGATTATCAAGATGAGCAACTAGATTATCAAGTTGAGCAACTAGATTATCAAGATGAGCAACTAGATTATCAAGTTGAGCAACTAGATTATCAAGATGAGCAACTAGATTATCAAGTTGAGCAACTAGATTATCAAGTTGAGCAACTAGATTATCAAGATGAGCAACTAGATTATCAAGTTGAGCAACTAGATTATCAAGATGAGCAACTAGATTATCAAGTTGAGCAACTAGATTATCAAGTTGAGCAACTAAATTATCAAGATGAGCAACTAGATTATCAAGATGAGCAACTAGATTATCAAGATGAGCAACTAGATTATCAAGTTGAGCAACTCGATTATCAAGTTGAGCAACTCGATTATCAAGTTGAGCAACTCGATTATCAAGTTGAGCAACTCGATTATCAAGTTGAGCAACTCGATTATCAAGTTGAGCAACTGGATTATCAAGATGAGCAACTAGATTATCAAGATGAGCAACTAGATTATCAAGGCTTGCATGTACGCTAA